In Monomorium pharaonis isolate MP-MQ-018 chromosome 3, ASM1337386v2, whole genome shotgun sequence, a genomic segment contains:
- the LOC105837044 gene encoding LOW QUALITY PROTEIN: dynein light chain 1, axonemal (The sequence of the model RefSeq protein was modified relative to this genomic sequence to represent the inferred CDS: deleted 1 base in 1 codon; substituted 2 bases at 2 genomic stop codons) yields MRLIKATTCKEAIQRWEEKTGLVASEQKEIILSFQWPPIERMDNSLAALINVEFVFLXHIKNNHLLKSYIIKLFLXNIPRKLSLSTNVIEKISGINSLKYLRILSLSRNNIKTFSGLEAVGDHLEELWISYNLIEKIKGVSALKTLKVLYMGNNLVKDWAEFNRLQEIPNLQELLFINNPLCENMDAESWRAQVIRRLPMLRKLDAIPIVYTIRSLIYFLNL; encoded by the exons atGCGTCTG attaaaGCGACAACGTGCAAAGAAGCCATTCAAAGATGGGAGGAAAAAACAGGACTGGTCGCGAGCGAACAAAAGGAGATAATTTTATCCTTTCAGTGGCCTCCAATCGAGAGAATGGATAACAGTTTAGCAGCGTTAATCAATGTCGAGTTCGTTTTCCTttgacatattaaaaataaccatttattaaaatcctatata attaaattatttctctaaaatattcccagaaaattatctttatcgACAAATGTAATAGAAAAGATCAGCGGtattaattctttgaaatatcTGAGGATCTTATCTCTGAGcagaaacaatattaaaacgttCTCGGGGTTAGAAGCAGTTGGGGATCATTTGGAGGAATTATGGATATCTTATAACTTGATTGAAAAGATCAAAGGTGTCAGTGCTCTCAAAACGCTCAAGGTCTTATATATGGGCAACAATTTGGTGAAAGATTGGGCGGAATTTAACCGACTGCAAGAAATACCTAATCTTCAAGAATTGTTATTCATTAACAATCCTCTATGCGAGAACATGGACGCGGAATCGTGGCGTGCGCAAGTCATAAGGCGGCTACCTATGTTGAGGAAACTTGACGCGATACCGATTGTGTATACTATACGttctctaatatattttttaaatttatag
- the LOC105837046 gene encoding uncharacterized protein LOC105837046, with protein sequence MRIESPAGMEQRLPMNPSRPPHQTPPSHSRKHKRRSGRRTNPLETVLDDTWSNMVPPSGNQDGGLVAGVEYSPQMLWQPTDVQPQSVPGNGQRLFTAMSDPSVCGYSPMPMTYTMQPVSLPTMYRMYQPMPVPNVRTVHSRHRHHYNKHLANVRPNNANSNVNGYGSPQENGAVEPAVHIALQNGDFASLPPTANKDSGVNGDELNSEHRRYSDPGLGPAGNSGCMDSDDSESSVESGSSITTISRSNKLVLSLIEQMTELKKCNGQLFKELSETKSNLENVKAKLAQCKHSTPADYQPGMLSELIREVREANRNCEESLVTKVKSMLEQRCNRQTKEVDELKNQLAKLIKEKEESDQRVAKLEEEMTVLKLSATNEGREIAVFEEENLALRRELQEARASRTLAENHAAKCVNLAISRSVTPVTFDTPCVTSTPVRTALASCFLLPAIPPASHTFSSDSSTSRPRSAEVTLRLISDASNRCENSATDSGPVSREDSPTDENARSEMSSASRQTVAVTCTNDDAANTVDIGLWNKMETQSSGFVDTKAICEIMSMLELNDYFVPFDQEEARNVGTTNDSKVKTEEKTEEEPRTKKHLISTDGLEPGNQVLVSREMKMSSIMEKDEAKDLESSKVLEEQNDLPDKLNDAASKAEKFISHSDNHSFWQKLRKFNNQRGSFKKSRRKKASLRRLFSEGDKDLREDTKNPVGTVSPCSSESNRDTANEDEDDCFSNDSRTDRTITDVPDVVVINGGSIVPNNLCSTRTLTSRTQTAPSRATYTTAYI encoded by the exons ATGCGGATCGAGTCGCCCGCCGGGATGGAGCAGAG GTTGCCAATGAACCCGTCGAGACCGCCGCATCAGACGCCGCCGAGTCACTCGAGGAAGCACAAGAGACGATCCGGCCGTAGGACCAATCCGTTGGAGACGGTACTGGACGACACATGGTCGAACATGGTTCCGCCGAGCGGCAACCAGGACGGTGGCCTAGTGGCCGGTGTTGAGTACTCGCCGCAGATGCTGTGGCAGCCGACGGACGTGCAGCCGCAGAGCGTGCCGGGTAACGGGCAACGTCTGTTTACCGCGATGTCGGATCCGAGCGTCTGTGGTTACTCGCCGATGCCGATGACGTACACTATGCAGCCAGTCTCACTGCCAACGATGTACAGGATGTACCAGCCGATGCCGGTGCCAAATGTCAGAACTGTCCACAGTAGACACAGGCATCACTATAACAAGCATCTGGCGAACGTTCGTCCTAACAATGCTAACAGTAATGTTAATGGTTACGGAAGTCCACAAGAGAACGGAGCTGTGGAACCTGCTGTACATATCGCTCTTCAAAATGGAGATTTTGCCAGTCTACCGCCTACCGCCAACAAAGACAGCGGAGTGAACGGCGACGAGCTTAACTCGGAGCATAGAAGATACTCTGATCCTGGACTGGGCCCTGCTGGGAACTCTGGCTGCATGGACAGTGATGATTCTGAGTCAAGTGTCGAGAGTGGAAGTTCCATTACAACAATTAGCCGTAGCAATAAACTTGTCCTGTCGCTTATTGAACAG aTGACAGAGTTAAAAAAGTGTAATGGCCAATTGTTTAAAGAGCTTAGTGAAACTAAGTCGAATTTAGAGAATGTAAAAGCAAAATTGGCACAGTGTAAACATAGTACTCCTGCGGATTATCAACCTGGAATGTTATCAG aaCTTATACGTGAAGTTAGAGAAGCTAATAGGAATTGTGAAGAAAGTTTAGTTACAAAAGTTAAATCTATGTTGGAACAGAGATGTAATCGACAAACAAAAGAGGTGGACGAGCTGAag AATCAATTGGCAAAGcttataaaagagaaagaagaaagtgaCCAGCGTGTCGCGAAACTGGAGGAGGAAATGACGGTGTTGAAGCTGAGCGCAAC CAACGAGGGCCGCGAGATCGCAGTCTTCGAGGAGGAGAATTTGGCGCTGCGACGGGAGCTCCAGGAGGCGCGGGCATCCAGGACCCTGGCCGAGAATCACGCGGCAAAGTGCGTAAACTTGGCGATATCCAGATCTGTCACGCCTGTAACTTTTGATACGCCCTGTGTAACCAGCACCCCCGTGCGTACCGCTCTTGCCAGTTGCTTCCTGCTCCCCGCTATCCCACCCGCATCGCACACATTCTCCTCCGATTCTTCCACTTCACGTCCCCGTTCCGCGGAGGTGACTCTTCGACTCATCTCCGATGCGTCGAATCGATGTGAAAATTCCGCGACGGATTCCGGACCCGTGTCCCGCGAGGACTCGCCGACGGACGAGAACGCGCGGTCAGAAATGTCTTCGGCGTCCCGTCAAACCGTCGCTGTAACTTGCACGAACGACGATGCCGCGAATACGGTTGACATCGGACTTTGGAACAAAATGGAAACCCAGAGTTCGGGATTCGTCGATACTAAGGCTATTTGCGAAATTATGTCCATGTTGGAATTGAACGATTACTTTGTGCCGTTCGATCAGGAGGAAGCGCGCAACGTTGGCACTACGAACGATAGTAAAGTGAAAACCGAGGAGAAAACCGAGGAGGAACCAAGAACTAAGAAGCATTTGATATCGACTGATGGCCTGGAACCTGGCAATCAGGTATTGGTATCGCGCGAAATGAAGATGTCATCGATAATGGAAAAGGATGAGGCCAAGGATCTCGAATCATCTAAAGTCCTCGAGGAACAGAACGATTTGCCGGACAAGCTGAACGATGCTGCGAGCAAAGCGGAGAAATTCATCAGTCACTCGGATAATCACAGCTTCTGGCAGAAATTGCGCAAGTTTAACAATCAGCGTGGAAGCTTTAAGAAATCCCGACGAAAGAAGGCAAGCTTGAGGAGGCTGTTCAGCGAGGGCGACAAAGATTTGCGCGAGGACACTAAGAACCCGGTCGGCACGGTCTCACCGTGCTCCTCCGAGAGCAATCGCGACACGGCgaacgaggacgaggacgatTGTTTTTCTAATGACAGTCGCACGGATCGAACCATCACCGACGTGCCGGACGTCGTAGTGATCAACGGCGGCTCCATCGTTCCGAATAACCTCTGCTCAACGAGAACCCTGACTTCCAGAACCCAAACAGCACCTTCACGTGCCACCTACACCACCGCCTATATCTAG
- the LOC105837047 gene encoding zinc finger protein ZPR1 — protein MAAAEKLTENGKNKPVFCELTISDLESEITEIESLCMECGKNGITRLLLTKIPHYKDVVLMSFECEHCGYQNNEIQSGGKIADKGIKITLRVATSQDLNRQVVKSDYTSVHIPHLDFEIPSQSQKGEITTVEGIIDRSISALEQDQSRRREEFPDTAAEIDLFISKLHALKILDEPFTIVFQDVSGNTHVENPKAPIKDSQCAITYFKRTEEQNHMLGIYSDNEDVLLKPVQAEEYPLEQIEGEVLSFPTNCPDCNSPCETNMKLTNIPHFKEVVIMATLCESCGHRTNEVKSGGGIESQGVKIEVTVTGREDFSRDLLKSDTCNMEIPELELEVGPAILGGRFTTVEGIISAMKEQLSSSTAFTGDSGDSETVNRMNRFIGQLEEILNGQRKVTLVLNDPAGNSYVQSLSDNGPDDRLKITKYDRSFEQNEELGLNDIKVENY, from the exons ATGGCAGCTGCCGAAAAACTGACGGAAAATGGGAAAAACAAGCCGGTTTTTTGCGAGCTAACCATTAGCGACTTGGAGTCGGAGATTACGGAGATCGAAAGTCTTTGCATGGAGTGCGGCAAGAAC GGGATTACCCGATTGCTGTTGACGAAAATCCCACACTACAAGGATGTGGTGCTCATGTCCTTCGAGTGCGAGCACTGTGGCTATCAGAACAACGAGATACAGAGCGGTGGGAAGATAGCGGATAAGGGTATCAAGATAACTCTGCGAGTGGCAACGTCGCAGGATCTAAATCGCCAAGTAGTCAAATCTGATTACACCAGCGTTCACATACCCCACTTAGATTTCGAGATTCCTTCACAGTCCCAAAAGGGAGAGATTACGACTGTGGAAGGGATAATCGACAGGAGCATCAGCGCGTTGGAGCAAGATCAGTCTAGGCGTCGAGAAGAATTCCCGGATACCGCAGCTGAAATAGATCTGTTTATCAGTAAATTACATGCATTGAAGATATTGGATGAACCATTTACTATTGTCTTTCAGGATGTTTCAGGAAACACACATGTGGAGAATCCAAAAGCACCTATCAAAGATAGCCAGTGCGCTATAACATATTTCAAACGAACGGAAGAACAGAATCACATGTTAGGGATTTATTCTGACAATGAAGATGTTTTGCTTAAACCCGTACAGGCAGAAGAGTATCCTTTGGAACAAATTGAAGGCGAAGTTTTGTCCTTTCCTACCAATTGTCCAGATTGCAACAGTCCTTGCGAGACTAATATGAAACTGACAA acatACCACACTTTAAAGAGGTTGTTATAATGGCAACACTATGTGAATCTTGTGGTCACAGAACTAACGAGGTGAAAAGTGGCGGTGGAATCGAATCTCAAGGAGTTAAAATTGAAGTGACGGTAACAGGCAGAGAAGATTTCAGTCGAGATCTGCTGAAATCTGACACTTGCAACATGGAGATACCTGAGCTGGAGCTGGAAGTCGGTCCAGCTATTTTGGGTGGCCGATTCACGACCGTCGAAGGAATTATATCGGCAATGAAAGAACAGTTGTCTTCCTCTACAGCTTTCACTGGTGACAGTGGTGATTCGGAAACCGTGAACAGGATGAATCGGTTTATTGGACAGTTAGAGGAAATTTTGAATGGTCAAAGAAAAGTGACCTTGGTTTTGAATGATCCAGCTGGAAATAGCTACGTGCAAAGTCTTTCTGACAACGGACCTGACGATAGATTAAAGATCACAAAGTACGACAGGAGCTTCGAGCAAAACGAAGAGCTCGGTCTTAACGACATAAAAGTCGAAAATTATTAG
- the LOC114255466 gene encoding uncharacterized protein LOC114255466, whose translation MYISNSTLEKLVEILHKKVNDATAMETISRICDVLTSGMCAVPEGQAKEPTNQVPLSSLSSEGEQNEGGNDGDDDTDDNRPDTSRSDKNSSIASDSKITLVLDNSVNLSGPVTDL comes from the exons ATGTACATATCGAATAGCAC ACTGGAGAAGCTGGTGGAGATACTACATAAAAAGGTGAACGATGCCACGGCCATGGAAACCATAAGCAGGATTTGCGACGTCTTGACTTCCGGCATGTGTGCCGTTCCCGAGGGCCAAGCCAAGGAGCCGACGAATCAGGTACCGCTGTCATCCTTATCGTCGGAAGGCGAGCAGAACGAGGGAGGGAATGATGGCGACGATGACACTGACGATAACAGACCGGACACGTCTAGAAGTGACAAGAATTCGTCGATTGCGAGCGATTCCAAAATTACCCTCGTATTAGACAATAGCGTAAATTTATCTGGACCCGTGACCGATCTCTGA